A genomic segment from Takifugu rubripes chromosome 20, fTakRub1.2, whole genome shotgun sequence encodes:
- the cyldl gene encoding ubiquitin carboxyl-terminal hydrolase CYLD, which produces MTSDKLFFILTRKPDKLQHISAGQICHISQFKYSLSSSQKTFSVMSVGHQFSLPYDIEVGSLEELSEAEAELLLALTDDAERLKWFQQRDSLRAALELKVGMVVNVEKDEEQLRGIIRTIGRRTEPAYSASLSGTFFGIEPQEDGEEKRASNGTYMYEPSFNCPKSSWIYVPFTKVRPVIPSSSVPSVQMGAVPLCAGDRVTYILTDECRHGMVLGVTEKSGQTVVQISTDTDENGKTGGEVEVPLQCVAKEEVPAEPEIYQSLCTDLTVNSVVELTLDHRSLYGIIRWIGRLPERMEMMAGIELEEEVGVNDGTFRGERYFFSPPKRALFVKLSSCQPDSRFQSLSFNQSERKPKEEEWHTEGRLETVPPVTTEQVDHILIGRMKGIQGHCNSCYMDAALFSLFSCSSVLDSMLFKSTEPEDSPIQKTLLCNIVNPLRSNGFVEGRHIMKLRQQLQKLGYSHSFTTEEKDPEEFLTIIMQQILALEPLLKLSAGGEVQECYYYQIFLDQKHNLLLPSVQQLLEHSFHTEGIKLAEVPSCLILQMPRFGKKFKMFETIVPSLELDITDLLSKGPQQCMLCGNLAQEECSDCFKDPLFSRTGFKMFCETCSAQVHTHPLRRSHQRSPLDIPNDFLPRRSPNVLARDKLDLFAVLCIETSHYVSFIKHGPSSQDWIFFDSMADRQGESDGFNIPEVRACPEVGAYLEMSPSELADQVPRDMRGVAKRLFCDAYMYLYQSSSMCLYR; this is translated from the exons CAGAAAACTTTTTCTGTAATGTCTGTGGGCCATCAGTTCTCCTTGCCTTACGACATTGAGGTGGggtccctggaggagctgagcgaGGCCGAagcggagctgctgctggcgcTGACCGACGATGCCGAGAGGCTGAAGTGGTTCCAACAGAGGGATTCTCTGCGTGCGGCATTAGAGCTCAAGGTGGGCATGGTGGTCAATGTGGAAAAGGATGAAGAACAGCTCAGAGGCATCATCCGCACCATCGGGAGGCGGACGGAGCCGGCATATTCTGCTTCTCTGTCTGGAACGTTCTTTGGCATTGAACCACAG GAAGACGGGGAAGAGAAGAGGGCTTCAAACGGCACCTACATGTACGAACCCTCCTTCAACTGTCCGAAAAGTAGTTGGATTTATGTCCCGTTTACTAAAGTCAGGCCAGTGATTCCCAGCTCCTCGGTGCCGAGTGTGCAGATGGGAGCTGTCCCGCTGTGTGCGGGCGACAGGGTCACATACATCCTCACCGACGAATGTCGCCATGGAATGGTGTTGGGAGTGACGGAGAAGAGTGGACAGACTGTGGTTCAGATCTCAACA gacactgatgaaaatggaaaaaccgGTGGAGAGGTTGAAGTTCCGTTGCAGTGTGTTGCTAAAGAGGAGGTGCCAGCAG AGCCGGAGATTTACCAAAGTCTCTGCACGGATCTGACGGTGAACTCTGTGGTGGAGCTGACGCTGGATCACAGAAGTTTATACGGAATCATCCGCTGGATCGGGAGGCTGCCTGAGCGAATGGAGATGATGGCAGGAATAGAGCTG gaggaggaagtagGAGTGAATGACGGCACCTTCAGAGGGGAGCGTTACTTCTTCTCTCCCCCAAAGAGAGCTCTCTTTGTGAAGCTCAGCTCCTGCCAACCTGACTCACGGTTTCAGAGCTTATCCTTCAATCAGAGTGAGAGGAAACCAAAAGAGGAAG aGTGGCACACGGAGGGCAGGCTGGAGACTGTTCCCCCTGTCACCACAGAGCAGGTTGACCACATTTTAATCGGCAGAATGAAGGGAATTCAAGGTCACTGCAACTCCTGCTACATGGACGCTgccctcttcag CTTGTTCTCCTGCTCTTCTGTATTGGACTCCATGCTCTTCAAATCAACAGAACCTGAGGACTCTCCCATTCAGAAGACACTACTCTGCAACATCGTTAACCCTCTCCGCAG TAATGGATTTGTAGAAGGACGACACATCATGAAGCtccggcagcagctgcagaagctgggTTACAGTCACTCTTTCACCACAGAGGAGAAGG ATCCAGAAGAGTTTCTCACCATCATCATGCAGCAAATTCTGGCCCTGGAGCCTCTTCTAAAACT CTCGGCAGGAGGGGAAGTGCAGGAATGTTATTATTATCAGATCTTTTTGGATCAGaaacacaacctgctgctcccttcagtccagcagctgctggaacattcTTTCCACACTGAAGGAATTAAACTAGCAGAG GTTCCATCCTGCCTCATCCTCCAGATGCCTCGTTTTGGAAAGAAATTCAAGATGTTTGAGACGATTGTTCCTTCTCTGGAGCTCGACATCACTGACCTGCTGTCTAAAG gCCCTCAGCAGTGCATGCTGTGTGGAAACCTGGCACAGGAAGAGTGCTCCGACTGTTTCAAAGATCCCCTTTTCAGCCGGACGGGATTCAAAATGTTCTGTGAGACATGTTCCGCCCAG gtgcaCACTCACCCTCTGCGCCGCTCACACCAGCGCTCTCCTCTGGACATTCCCAACGACTTCCTCCCTCGGAGGAGTCCAAATGTTCTGGCCAGAGACAAACTGGACCTGTTTGCCGTGCTGTGTATCGAGACCAGCCACTACGTGTCCTTCATCAAACACGGCCCCAGCAGCCAGGACTGGATCTTCTTCGACAGCATGGCGGACAGACAAG GTGAGAGTGACGGCTTCAACATCCCAGAGGTGCGCGCCTGCCCTGAGGTCGGCGCCTACTTGGAGATGTCTCCCTCCGAGCTGGCCGATCAGGTCCCCCGAGACATGAGGGGCGTGGCCAAGCGGCTGTTCTGCGACGCCTACATGTACCTgtaccagagcagcagcatgtgtCTGTACCGCTGA